A window from Streptomyces sp. NBC_00271 encodes these proteins:
- the cobC gene encoding Rv2231c family pyridoxal phosphate-dependent protein CobC, with protein MRTEGAYGGDAHGGGSRADDAHDLRHHGDAEVRDDGSALTDLAVNVRADTPPAWLREHVAASLDGLAAYPDGRAARAAVAARHGVPVERVLLTAGAAEAFVLLARALKVRQPVVVHPQFTEPEAALRDAGHTVDRVLLRESDGFRLDPAAVPEDADLVVIGNPTNPTSVLHPAASIAALARPGRTLVVDEAFMDAVPGEREALAGRTDIPGLVVLRSLTKTWGLAGLRIGYVLAAPDAVRELARAQPLWPVSTPALAAAEVCVSPRALAEAAHAARRVASDRAHLVAGLREFEPDGLRVVEPAEGPFVLIRLPQAVVVRRQLRGLGFAVRRGDTFPGLGDDWLRLAVRDRATVNGFLQALDRAMVVAGR; from the coding sequence ATGCGCACTGAGGGCGCGTACGGGGGCGACGCGCACGGAGGAGGCTCGCGCGCGGACGACGCGCACGATCTGCGGCACCACGGGGACGCCGAGGTGCGGGACGACGGCTCGGCGCTCACCGATCTCGCCGTGAACGTCCGTGCGGACACGCCTCCGGCGTGGTTGCGCGAGCACGTCGCCGCGTCGCTGGACGGCCTCGCGGCCTACCCGGACGGGCGGGCCGCGCGCGCCGCGGTGGCGGCGCGGCACGGGGTGCCGGTGGAGCGGGTGCTCCTGACGGCGGGCGCGGCGGAGGCGTTCGTACTTCTGGCCCGCGCTCTGAAGGTCCGTCAGCCGGTCGTGGTCCACCCGCAGTTCACCGAACCGGAGGCGGCGCTGCGGGACGCCGGCCACACGGTCGACCGGGTGCTGTTGCGTGAGTCGGACGGCTTTCGGCTGGACCCCGCGGCCGTACCCGAGGACGCGGACCTCGTGGTGATCGGCAACCCGACCAATCCGACGTCCGTGCTGCATCCGGCGGCCTCGATCGCCGCGCTCGCGCGGCCCGGGCGGACGTTGGTGGTCGACGAGGCGTTCATGGACGCGGTGCCGGGTGAGCGGGAGGCACTGGCCGGGCGGACGGACATCCCCGGGCTTGTCGTGCTGCGCAGCCTCACGAAGACGTGGGGGCTGGCGGGGTTGCGGATCGGGTACGTCCTGGCCGCGCCCGACGCGGTCCGCGAGCTGGCCCGTGCGCAGCCGCTCTGGCCCGTCTCCACGCCCGCCCTCGCGGCGGCCGAGGTGTGCGTGTCGCCCCGGGCGCTCGCCGAGGCCGCCCACGCGGCTCGGCGGGTCGCCTCCGACCGGGCCCATCTCGTCGCGGGGCTCCGGGAGTTCGAGCCCGACGGGTTGCGGGTCGTCGAACCCGCCGAGGGGCCGTTCGTGCTGATTCGGCTGCCTCAGGCGGTGGTGGTGCGGCGTCAGTTGCGGGGGCTGGGGTTCGCGGTGCGGCGTGGGGACACGTTTCCGGGGCTGGGGGACGACTGGCTCCGCCTGGCCGTACGCGACCGGGCCACCGTCAATGGATTCCTCCAGGCGTTGGATCGGGCGATGGTGGTGGCTGGGCGATGA
- a CDS encoding cobyrinate a,c-diamide synthase encodes MVISVPRLVIAAPSSGSGKTTVATGLMAAFASRGLAVSPHKVGPDYIDPGYHALATGRVGRNLDSYLCGTELIAPLFAHGARGCDLAVVEGVMGLYDGAAGEGELASTAQVAKLLRAPVVLVVDASAQSRSVAALVHGFASWDPEVRVAGVILNKVGSSRHEEMLREALDESGVPVLGCLRRAAQVDTPARHLGLVPVAERRSDAVDAVGAMAEQVRRGCDLDALYALARGAGELSGAAWDAAEVVASSPPPPLPVPTLGAAPSDPRHRPERPRPQTPDGLRVVAVAGGAAFTFSYAEHAELLTAAGAEVVTFDPLRDEQLPDGTGGLVIGGGFPEVYAPELSANEPLRKAVAELAFAGAPVAAECAGLLYLSRELDGQPMCGVLDVSARMSERLTLGYRDAVAVSDSALAVAGTRMRGHEFHRTVVEPGAGAAPAWGVRAPERRVEGFVQQGVHASYLHTHWASQPGVARRFVERCRTS; translated from the coding sequence GTGGTGATTTCCGTCCCTCGGCTGGTCATCGCCGCGCCCTCTTCCGGGAGCGGCAAGACCACCGTTGCCACGGGGTTGATGGCGGCCTTCGCCTCACGGGGGCTCGCCGTGTCCCCGCACAAGGTGGGGCCCGACTACATCGACCCCGGGTACCACGCGCTCGCCACCGGGCGCGTGGGGCGGAATCTCGACTCGTATCTGTGCGGCACGGAGTTGATCGCGCCGCTGTTCGCGCACGGGGCGCGCGGATGTGATCTCGCGGTCGTCGAAGGTGTGATGGGGCTGTACGACGGGGCCGCCGGGGAGGGTGAGCTCGCGTCCACGGCGCAGGTGGCGAAGTTGCTGCGGGCGCCGGTGGTGCTGGTCGTCGACGCGTCGGCGCAGTCCCGGTCCGTGGCCGCGCTGGTGCACGGGTTCGCTTCCTGGGATCCCGAGGTGCGGGTCGCGGGGGTGATCCTCAACAAGGTGGGGTCGTCGCGGCATGAGGAGATGCTGCGGGAGGCTCTGGACGAGTCCGGGGTGCCGGTGCTGGGGTGCCTGCGGCGGGCCGCGCAGGTGGACACGCCCGCTCGGCATCTGGGGCTGGTTCCTGTCGCCGAGCGGCGCTCGGATGCCGTGGACGCCGTGGGGGCGATGGCCGAGCAGGTGCGGCGCGGGTGTGATCTGGACGCGTTGTACGCGTTGGCGCGTGGTGCGGGTGAGTTGTCGGGTGCGGCTTGGGACGCGGCTGAGGTGGTTGCTTCTTCGCCCCCGCCGCCCCTTCCCGTCCCCACCCTGGGGGCTGCGCCCTCAGACCCCCGCCATCGGCCTGAACGGCCTCGTCCTCAAACGCCGGACGGGCTGAGGGTGGTCGCTGTCGCCGGTGGGGCCGCCTTCACCTTCTCCTACGCCGAGCATGCCGAGTTGCTGACCGCCGCGGGAGCCGAAGTCGTCACCTTCGACCCGCTGCGGGACGAACAACTGCCGGACGGTACCGGCGGGTTGGTCATCGGCGGGGGGTTTCCCGAGGTGTACGCGCCCGAGCTGTCCGCCAACGAGCCGTTGCGCAAGGCCGTGGCCGAGCTGGCGTTCGCCGGGGCTCCCGTCGCCGCCGAGTGCGCCGGGCTGCTGTATCTCTCGCGCGAGCTCGACGGGCAGCCCATGTGCGGCGTGCTCGACGTCTCGGCCCGGATGAGCGAGCGGCTCACCCTGGGCTATCGGGACGCCGTGGCCGTGAGTGACAGCGCGCTCGCCGTCGCCGGGACGCGGATGCGGGGGCACGAGTTCCACCGGACCGTCGTCGAGCCGGGAGCCGGGGCGGCTCCCGCCTGGGGGGTGCGCGCCCCTGAGCGGCGCGTCGAAGGTTTCGTACAACAAGGTGTGCACGCGAGTTATCTGCACACGCACTGGGCGTCACAGCCCGGTGTCGCCCGTCGGTTCGTGGAGAGGTGCCGGACGTCATGA
- a CDS encoding precorrin-8X methylmutase: protein MNRVIHPIEQESFRRLRARLDTSHFPPLTRAVVERVIHSAADLDYADDLVTDEGALANAHAALHAGAPVVVDVEMVAAGITRRDTVCRLKDAKSGPGLTRSAHAIRLAYEEVGPGALWVIGCAPTALEELLTLDADPALVIGLPVGFVGAAESKAALRDSGLPAVSNVSEKGGSAVAAAALNALLYHPATKEFS, encoded by the coding sequence GTGAACCGCGTGATTCACCCGATCGAGCAGGAGTCCTTCCGGCGGCTGCGTGCCCGTCTGGACACCTCGCATTTCCCGCCGCTGACGCGGGCGGTCGTGGAGCGGGTCATCCACTCCGCGGCCGACCTCGACTACGCGGACGACCTCGTCACCGACGAGGGCGCCCTGGCGAACGCGCACGCGGCGCTGCACGCCGGGGCGCCGGTCGTGGTGGACGTGGAGATGGTCGCGGCGGGCATCACGCGCCGCGACACCGTCTGCCGCCTCAAGGACGCCAAGTCCGGCCCGGGGCTGACCCGTTCGGCCCACGCGATCCGGCTCGCGTACGAGGAGGTCGGGCCCGGCGCGCTCTGGGTGATCGGCTGTGCGCCGACCGCCCTGGAGGAGCTGCTGACCCTCGACGCCGACCCGGCGCTCGTCATCGGTCTGCCCGTCGGCTTCGTCGGCGCTGCCGAGTCCAAGGCCGCGCTGCGCGACAGCGGGCTGCCCGCCGTCAGCAACGTGTCCGAGAAGGGCGGCTCGGCGGTCGCCGCCGCCGCGCTCAACGCACTGCTGTACCACCCCGCAACCAAGGAGTTTTCGTGA
- a CDS encoding sirohydrochlorin chelatase, translating into MTTPPPALLIAGHGTRDAAGAEAFRDFVRQLGHRHPELPVAGGFIELSPPPLGDAVTELVEQGVRRFAAVPLMLVSAGHAKGDIPAALAREKERHPGISYTYGRPLGPHPSLLAVLERRLDEALGGTVRTPEDRSDVTVLLVGRGSTDPDANAEVHKAARLLWEGRGYASVETAFVSLAAPDVPSGLDRCVKLGARRIVVLPYFLFTGILPDRVRQQTEGWAAAHPDVEVRSAEVIGPEPELLDLVMERYREAVKGDLRMNCDSCVYRIALPGFEDKVGLPQQPHFHPDDDGHHHDGHHHGHHHGGHAHAH; encoded by the coding sequence GTGACCACCCCGCCCCCCGCCCTGCTCATCGCCGGACACGGCACCCGGGACGCGGCCGGAGCCGAGGCCTTCCGCGACTTCGTACGGCAGTTGGGGCACCGTCACCCCGAACTGCCCGTCGCCGGAGGGTTCATCGAACTGTCGCCGCCGCCGCTGGGTGACGCCGTGACCGAACTGGTCGAGCAGGGGGTACGCCGGTTCGCCGCCGTGCCGCTGATGCTGGTGTCCGCCGGGCACGCCAAGGGGGACATCCCGGCGGCGCTGGCCCGTGAGAAGGAGCGGCACCCCGGGATCTCGTACACCTACGGGCGCCCGCTGGGCCCGCACCCGTCGCTGCTTGCGGTGCTCGAACGGCGGCTGGACGAGGCGCTCGGCGGCACGGTCCGTACGCCGGAGGACCGGTCCGACGTCACCGTGCTGCTCGTCGGGCGCGGCTCCACCGACCCGGACGCCAACGCCGAGGTGCACAAGGCGGCGCGGCTGCTGTGGGAGGGACGCGGGTACGCGAGCGTCGAGACGGCGTTCGTGTCGCTGGCGGCGCCGGACGTCCCGTCGGGCCTGGACCGCTGTGTGAAGCTGGGCGCGCGCAGGATCGTCGTACTCCCCTACTTCCTCTTCACGGGCATCCTCCCGGACCGGGTGCGGCAGCAGACCGAGGGCTGGGCGGCCGCGCACCCGGACGTCGAGGTGCGGTCGGCCGAGGTCATCGGCCCCGAGCCGGAGCTGCTCGACCTGGTCATGGAGCGGTACCGGGAGGCCGTCAAGGGCGACCTGCGGATGAACTGCGACTCCTGCGTCTACCGCATCGCGCTGCCCGGCTTCGAGGACAAGGTGGGCCTCCCCCAGCAGCCGCACTTCCACCCGGACGACGACGGGCACCACCACGACGGACATCACCACGGGCACCACCACGGCGGGCACGCGCATGCGCACTGA
- the cbiE gene encoding precorrin-6y C5,15-methyltransferase (decarboxylating) subunit CbiE: MITVFGTGTGAPLSTDASDALAEAGLVVGARRHLASARLPDAVERIVLGPLAPALDAIEGCLEKERRVVVLASGDPGFFGIVRALAERFGAERLDVRPGVSSVATAFARLGLPWDDAVVVSAHGRALRTAVQVCRSHPKVAVLTGPGSGPAELGAALAHHCAGRVLVVASALGDPAHERVERVTPAQAAGRDWGTAVSVVLCLDESRALAPVRTVAGPPAGPDRWALDEREFAHRDSMISKFEVRALALARLGPRLGELVWDVGAGSGSVAVECARFGAAVTAIEKTRDGCDRILANAEAHGVDVRVVHGAAPTVLSDLDDPDAVFIGGGGRELPAIVTVCARRARRAVVVAMAALDRVPAAREALTAAGFDCDGVLLQSSRLTPLPGNVTRLAATNPVFLLWGVRPPARTEGVLH, encoded by the coding sequence GTGATCACCGTCTTCGGTACGGGGACGGGGGCACCGCTGTCCACGGACGCCTCGGACGCGCTGGCCGAGGCCGGGCTCGTCGTGGGCGCCCGCCGCCATCTGGCGTCCGCGCGGCTGCCGGACGCGGTGGAGCGGATCGTCCTCGGGCCGCTCGCGCCCGCCCTCGACGCGATCGAGGGATGCCTGGAGAAGGAGCGGCGCGTCGTCGTGCTCGCCTCCGGTGACCCCGGGTTCTTCGGGATCGTGCGGGCGCTGGCCGAGCGGTTCGGGGCCGAGCGGCTGGACGTGCGCCCCGGTGTCTCGTCCGTCGCGACCGCCTTCGCGCGGCTCGGGCTGCCCTGGGACGACGCGGTGGTGGTGAGCGCCCACGGGCGCGCGCTGCGCACGGCCGTCCAGGTCTGCCGCTCCCACCCGAAGGTGGCGGTGCTGACCGGCCCCGGCTCCGGGCCCGCCGAACTGGGCGCCGCCCTCGCCCACCACTGCGCCGGGCGCGTCCTCGTCGTGGCGAGCGCCCTCGGCGACCCCGCACACGAGCGTGTCGAGCGGGTCACCCCGGCACAGGCCGCGGGCCGCGACTGGGGTACGGCGGTGAGTGTGGTCCTGTGCCTCGACGAGTCGCGGGCCCTCGCCCCCGTGCGGACGGTCGCCGGTCCCCCGGCCGGACCCGACCGGTGGGCCCTGGACGAGCGCGAGTTCGCCCACCGCGACTCGATGATCAGCAAGTTCGAGGTGCGGGCGCTGGCGCTGGCCCGGCTCGGGCCGCGCCTGGGCGAGCTGGTCTGGGACGTCGGCGCGGGCTCCGGATCCGTCGCCGTCGAGTGCGCGCGGTTCGGGGCCGCCGTCACCGCGATCGAGAAGACACGGGACGGCTGCGACCGGATCCTCGCCAACGCCGAGGCGCACGGCGTCGACGTCCGGGTGGTGCACGGGGCCGCGCCGACCGTGCTGTCCGACCTGGACGATCCGGACGCCGTGTTCATCGGCGGCGGGGGGCGCGAGCTGCCCGCCATCGTGACCGTCTGCGCACGGCGGGCCCGGCGGGCCGTCGTCGTCGCCATGGCCGCGCTCGACCGGGTGCCGGCGGCCCGGGAGGCGCTCACCGCCGCCGGGTTCGACTGCGACGGCGTACTGCTGCAGTCTTCCCGGCTCACGCCGCTGCCGGGGAACGTCACCCGGCTCGCGGCCACCAACCCCGTTTTTTTGCTGTGGGGCGTCCGGCCTCCGGCACGTACCGAAGGAGTCCTCCATTGA
- the cobJ gene encoding precorrin-3B C(17)-methyltransferase: MIGLISATAAGAAARDRLAAAWPTRTRVYDGSVGDAVRRAFAECDQLVCFLATGAVVRLIAPLLGDKTSDPGVVCVDEGGRFAVSLVGGHGGGANELAREVGELLGAEPVVTTATDTVGVPGLDTLGFPVEGEVAAVTRALLDGEPVALRADLAWPLPPLPVATEGAYGIRVTDRAVTPGEREVLLRPPSLVVGVGASKGAPVAEILGLVEDVLRDAGLSAKSVAELATVDAKAEEPGIVEAAGRLGVPVVTYTAEELAAVDVPNPSDAPLTAVGTPSVAEAAALVRGGELLVPKRKSTRADGRPAMATCAVVRRVARGRLAVVGLGPGARDLLTPRAKEELRRASVLVGLDQYVDQIRDLLRPGTRILESGLGAEEERARTAVAEARRGQAVALIGSGDAGVYAMASPALAEASDDIDVVGVPGVTAALAAGAILGAPLGHDHVSISLSDLHTPWEVIERRVRAAAEADIVVTFYNPRSRGRDWQLPKALAILAEHREPTTPVGVVRNASRPDESSRVTSLGSLDPAIVDMMTVVTVGNTATREIAGRMVTPRGYRWQEEPN; encoded by the coding sequence GTGATCGGCCTGATTTCCGCCACGGCGGCGGGCGCGGCGGCCCGTGACCGGCTGGCCGCGGCCTGGCCCACCCGTACGCGGGTGTACGACGGGTCCGTCGGGGACGCCGTGCGGCGGGCCTTCGCGGAGTGCGACCAGTTGGTGTGCTTCCTCGCCACGGGCGCTGTGGTGCGGCTGATCGCGCCGCTGCTGGGCGACAAGACGTCCGACCCGGGGGTCGTGTGCGTGGACGAGGGCGGCCGGTTCGCCGTGTCGCTCGTCGGCGGTCACGGCGGCGGCGCCAATGAACTCGCCCGCGAGGTGGGCGAGTTGCTCGGGGCCGAGCCGGTGGTGACGACGGCGACGGACACGGTCGGAGTGCCGGGACTCGACACGCTCGGCTTCCCCGTGGAGGGGGAGGTCGCCGCGGTCACCCGGGCGCTGCTGGACGGCGAACCCGTCGCCCTGCGGGCCGACTTGGCGTGGCCGCTGCCACCTCTGCCCGTCGCGACGGAGGGCGCGTACGGCATTCGGGTCACCGACCGGGCCGTGACGCCCGGCGAGCGCGAGGTGCTGCTGCGTCCGCCCTCCCTCGTGGTGGGGGTCGGCGCGTCCAAGGGCGCTCCGGTGGCCGAGATCCTCGGCCTCGTCGAGGACGTACTCCGTGACGCCGGGCTGTCCGCGAAGTCCGTCGCGGAGCTGGCCACCGTCGACGCCAAGGCCGAGGAGCCCGGCATCGTCGAGGCCGCCGGACGGCTCGGGGTGCCCGTGGTGACGTACACCGCCGAGGAGTTGGCGGCGGTGGACGTGCCGAACCCCTCGGACGCACCGCTCACCGCCGTCGGCACCCCGTCCGTGGCGGAGGCCGCCGCCCTCGTACGCGGCGGTGAACTCCTCGTACCCAAGCGGAAGTCGACGCGTGCGGACGGGCGGCCCGCGATGGCCACCTGTGCCGTCGTGCGCCGCGTGGCGCGCGGGCGGCTCGCGGTGGTCGGGCTCGGACCCGGCGCCCGTGACCTGCTCACCCCGCGGGCGAAGGAGGAGCTGCGGCGGGCGTCCGTGCTCGTCGGGCTCGACCAGTACGTGGACCAGATCCGCGATCTGCTGCGCCCCGGCACCCGGATCCTGGAGTCCGGGCTCGGCGCCGAGGAGGAGCGGGCGCGCACGGCGGTCGCCGAGGCACGGCGCGGGCAGGCCGTCGCGCTGATCGGCAGCGGGGACGCGGGCGTGTACGCGATGGCGTCACCGGCGCTGGCCGAGGCGTCCGACGACATCGACGTGGTGGGGGTGCCGGGCGTGACCGCCGCGCTCGCGGCCGGGGCGATCCTGGGCGCGCCGCTGGGCCACGACCACGTGTCGATCAGCCTCTCCGACCTGCACACACCGTGGGAGGTCATCGAGCGCCGGGTGCGGGCCGCCGCGGAGGCGGACATCGTCGTGACCTTCTACAACCCGCGCAGCCGGGGCCGCGACTGGCAGCTCCCGAAGGCGCTCGCGATCCTCGCCGAGCACCGGGAACCGACGACGCCGGTCGGGGTCGTCCGCAACGCCTCCCGGCCGGACGAGTCGAGCCGGGTGACGTCGCTGGGGTCCCTGGATCCGGCGATCGTCGACATGATGACCGTCGTGACCGTGGGCAACACGGCGACGCGTGAGATCGCCGGGCGCATGGTGACACCGCGCGGCTACCGCTGGCAGGAGGAGCCCAATTGA
- the cobO gene encoding cob(I)yrinic acid a,c-diamide adenosyltransferase, translating into MPQGQPSVVPEDGLTTRQRRNRPLVVVHTGIGKGKSTAAFGLALRAWNQGWPIGVFQFVKSAKWKVGEENALRVLGASGEGGSVDWHKMGEGWSWVQRDSQMDNEEKAREGWEQVKRDLAAETYKLYVLDEFAYPMHWGWVDVDEVVAVLRDRPGTQHVVITGRNAPEKLVEFADLVTDMSKVKHPMDAGQKGQRGIEW; encoded by the coding sequence ATGCCGCAGGGGCAGCCGAGTGTCGTACCGGAGGATGGGCTGACGACCCGTCAGCGCCGTAACCGGCCGCTGGTCGTGGTGCACACCGGGATCGGGAAGGGCAAGTCCACCGCCGCCTTCGGGCTGGCGCTGCGCGCCTGGAACCAGGGGTGGCCCATCGGGGTGTTCCAGTTCGTCAAGTCGGCGAAGTGGAAGGTCGGGGAGGAGAACGCGCTGCGCGTGCTCGGCGCCTCCGGCGAAGGCGGGTCCGTCGACTGGCACAAGATGGGCGAAGGGTGGTCGTGGGTGCAGCGCGACTCCCAGATGGACAACGAGGAGAAGGCCCGCGAGGGCTGGGAGCAGGTCAAGCGGGACCTCGCCGCCGAGACGTACAAGCTGTATGTGCTGGACGAGTTCGCCTACCCCATGCACTGGGGCTGGGTGGACGTCGACGAGGTCGTCGCCGTGCTGCGGGACCGGCCCGGGACCCAGCATGTCGTGATCACCGGGCGCAACGCTCCGGAGAAGCTCGTCGAGTTCGCGGATCTCGTGACGGACATGTCCAAGGTCAAGCATCCGATGGACGCCGGCCAGAAGGGCCAGAGGGGCATCGAGTGGTGA
- the cobI gene encoding precorrin-2 C(20)-methyltransferase, producing the protein MSSKLIGIGVGPGDPELVTVKGVNALRAAEVVVVPVMAAPDGKDGGEPGRAEATVLHYVPEEKVVRVVFALNERTDRGRREAAWDAAGTRVAELLRRHASVAFATIGDPNVYSTFTYLAQTIGELVPGTVVETVPGITAMQDLAARSGAVLTEGTEPLTLVPVTAGATVLKDALNGPGTVVAYKFGRQAHEVAEALRVTGRLDDAVWGSALGLEGESIRPAADLDGEPLPYLSTLIAPARRDGKRGGKL; encoded by the coding sequence ATGAGCAGCAAGCTGATCGGAATCGGGGTCGGTCCCGGTGACCCGGAGCTGGTGACCGTCAAGGGCGTCAACGCGCTGCGTGCCGCCGAGGTCGTGGTCGTGCCGGTGATGGCCGCGCCCGATGGCAAGGACGGCGGAGAGCCGGGGCGCGCGGAGGCCACCGTGCTGCACTACGTGCCCGAGGAGAAGGTCGTCCGTGTCGTGTTCGCGCTCAACGAGCGAACCGACCGGGGACGGCGCGAGGCCGCCTGGGACGCCGCGGGCACACGGGTCGCGGAGCTGCTCCGGCGGCACGCGTCCGTCGCCTTCGCGACCATCGGCGATCCGAACGTGTACTCGACCTTCACCTATCTCGCGCAGACCATCGGGGAGCTGGTGCCCGGCACGGTCGTCGAGACCGTGCCCGGTATCACCGCCATGCAGGACCTGGCGGCCCGGTCCGGGGCCGTGCTCACGGAAGGGACCGAGCCGCTCACCCTCGTTCCGGTGACCGCCGGGGCCACCGTGCTCAAGGACGCCCTCAACGGGCCCGGGACCGTCGTCGCGTACAAGTTCGGGCGGCAGGCGCACGAGGTCGCGGAGGCGCTGCGGGTGACGGGGCGGCTCGACGACGCCGTGTGGGGGTCCGCGCTCGGGCTTGAGGGCGAGTCCATCCGGCCCGCCGCCGACCTCGACGGCGAACCGCTGCCGTACCTCTCCACCCTCATCGCGCCCGCCCGGCGCGACGGCAAACGCGGCGGGAAGCTGTGA
- the cobM gene encoding precorrin-4 C(11)-methyltransferase: protein MADAPTGKVTIVGAGPGAADLLTFRAARAIAEADVVIWAASLVQAEVLEHAREGAEILDSATMSLEDVVAVYERAAADGLKVARIHSGDPALWGGTQEQLDRCADIGVETEIIPGVSSFSAVAALAQRELTIPEVAQSVILTRLGGGKTPMPPGEEVREFARHGTTMALFLSAARSGQLVRELLEGGYPTSTPVVVAYQATWPEELIVKCTIETLEETVKEHKLWKHTLFLVGPALDASGTRSHLYHPGHFHGFRKADPQARAELRAARKGSPS, encoded by the coding sequence ATGGCCGATGCCCCCACCGGCAAGGTGACCATCGTCGGGGCAGGGCCCGGCGCCGCCGACCTGCTGACGTTCCGCGCCGCGCGCGCCATCGCCGAGGCCGACGTCGTGATCTGGGCAGCCAGCCTCGTGCAGGCCGAGGTCCTCGAGCACGCGCGCGAGGGAGCGGAGATCCTGGACTCGGCGACGATGTCCCTGGAGGACGTCGTGGCCGTGTACGAGCGGGCGGCGGCCGACGGGCTGAAGGTGGCCCGCATCCACTCCGGCGACCCGGCCCTGTGGGGCGGTACGCAGGAGCAGCTGGACCGGTGTGCGGACATCGGCGTCGAGACCGAGATCATTCCCGGCGTCTCCTCCTTCTCCGCCGTGGCCGCGCTCGCCCAGCGCGAGCTGACGATCCCCGAGGTCGCGCAGTCCGTGATCCTCACCCGGCTCGGCGGCGGCAAGACGCCCATGCCGCCCGGCGAGGAGGTGCGGGAGTTCGCGCGGCACGGCACGACCATGGCGCTGTTCCTGTCGGCCGCCCGCAGCGGACAGCTCGTACGGGAACTGCTGGAGGGCGGCTATCCGACGTCCACGCCGGTCGTGGTCGCCTACCAGGCGACCTGGCCGGAGGAGCTGATCGTGAAGTGCACGATCGAGACGCTGGAGGAGACCGTCAAGGAGCACAAGCTCTGGAAGCACACCCTCTTCCTGGTCGGCCCCGCCCTCGACGCGAGCGGCACCCGCTCGCACCTCTACCACCCCGGTCACTTCCACGGCTTCCGCAAGGCCGATCCGCAGGCGCGCGCGGAGCTGCGCGCGGCCCGCAAGGGCAGTCCTTCGTGA
- a CDS encoding ZIP family metal transporter, with translation MAVFVALGAFLMTLAGGWTAQRVTDRRHLVLGLAGGLMLGVVGLDLLPEALSAAGEEVFGVPAALLLFVAGFLLAHLVERLLAARQAAHGGEEHDGRAPEVGLTAAAAMVGHSAMDGVAIGAAFQVGGGMGLAVALAVIAHDFADGFNTYTITSLYGNARRKAITMLFADAVAPVIGAASTLFFTIPEKALGCYLGLFGGVLLYLAAAEILPEAHHEHPARSTLLCTIAGAGFIWLVVGLAGSG, from the coding sequence ATGGCGGTCTTCGTCGCGCTCGGCGCGTTCCTGATGACGCTGGCCGGCGGCTGGACGGCCCAGCGGGTCACCGACCGCCGCCACCTGGTGCTGGGCCTGGCGGGCGGGCTGATGCTCGGCGTGGTCGGCCTGGATCTGCTCCCGGAGGCGCTGAGCGCGGCGGGTGAGGAGGTGTTCGGCGTACCGGCGGCCTTGCTGCTGTTCGTCGCCGGGTTCCTGTTGGCCCATTTGGTGGAACGTCTGCTGGCCGCCCGGCAGGCCGCGCACGGCGGCGAGGAGCACGACGGACGCGCGCCCGAGGTGGGCCTGACGGCCGCCGCGGCGATGGTCGGGCACAGCGCCATGGACGGCGTCGCGATCGGCGCCGCCTTCCAGGTCGGCGGCGGTATGGGGCTTGCGGTCGCGCTCGCGGTGATCGCCCACGACTTCGCGGACGGCTTCAACACGTACACGATCACGAGCCTGTACGGGAACGCGCGCCGCAAGGCGATCACGATGCTGTTCGCGGACGCGGTGGCCCCGGTGATCGGCGCCGCGTCGACCCTGTTCTTCACCATCCCGGAGAAAGCGCTCGGCTGCTATCTCGGTCTCTTCGGCGGCGTACTGCTGTATCTGGCCGCCGCCGAGATCCTCCCCGAGGCGCACCACGAGCACCCGGCCCGCTCGACCCTGCTGTGCACGATCGCGGGCGCGGGGTTCATCTGGCTGGTGGTGGGTCTCGCCGGAAGCGGGTGA